The Spirosoma oryzicola genome has a window encoding:
- a CDS encoding TonB-dependent receptor, translating to MKHLYSAFLSSLLVLTCLTAIAQSHGSVSGVVKTSDGNPAAFVNVSLKEARRGTITSEDGTYQLKNVNPGSYTLQITFVGLQNQEKTITVKAGQTTTSDFSLAESTSQLSEVEVTGNNQVVNLGKAGIAPLDLPQMTGVVSNVVITNQQASRLGDVLKNVSGVSLTQQRGGVAETFSARGYSIGIAGAGGNIFKNGVISNTMGFPEASTLESVEVLKGSSALLYGNVSGGLIINMVTKKPRFDFGGEVSMRVGSFGFYKPIIDLYGPIAKNLAFRVVGTYEKSNSYRDVVKTERVYVNPSLLYKLGQKTTVLLQGDYLKSNLTPDNGIGSLNQNQDAIIPDVPRSRFINTNWAYNNVNQTSGSLNIDHAFNTNWKLTVIGSAQGTNVTAFGAGVPNNNVAPNGDWTRSLSRTLTSEQDYTGQVNLNGRFSTGSIGHQLLVGSDVVGVVSVSNSFTINYGAGKTAYDKINILNPNLYETRTDIPDAIGTSKTTSPSVRNGIYVQDLISLSNKVKVLAGVRWSQQKTVQTTILNLLTGAETRGTAETKTDAAFSPKVALLYQPTRNTSFFGSYANNFTINSGVDIYGQLLKPSIVDQFEAGVKNELFNGRITANVGVYHIVNSDLAQMAPTKADGTPNADANVKEFTGQTTSDGLEIDFTGNLSKNLYFITGYGYNYMRYTKASLVKGSPIEGERLTNNPAHTANATIFYTFDRSPLRGLKLGASAFYTGNRYGGNNNQYGQTPAFSRLIPLTGFTTVDLSAGYGFRKVSVLAKVSNITNALNYLIHDRYSIMPIPPRQFTATVSYRF from the coding sequence TCTTTACTAGTCTTAACTTGCCTGACAGCGATAGCCCAGTCGCATGGCTCGGTGAGTGGCGTAGTCAAAACGAGTGACGGTAATCCGGCCGCTTTTGTAAACGTTAGCTTGAAAGAAGCACGCAGAGGTACGATAACATCCGAAGACGGAACGTATCAGCTAAAGAATGTTAACCCCGGTTCATACACGTTACAGATTACCTTTGTAGGTCTTCAAAATCAGGAGAAAACGATTACCGTAAAGGCTGGACAAACAACGACCAGCGATTTTTCATTGGCTGAAAGTACCTCGCAGCTGAGCGAAGTTGAGGTTACGGGTAATAATCAAGTAGTTAATCTCGGCAAAGCAGGTATTGCGCCACTGGACTTACCCCAGATGACGGGCGTTGTCAGTAACGTGGTGATTACCAATCAACAGGCGTCTCGTCTGGGCGATGTTCTGAAAAATGTCAGTGGTGTATCATTGACGCAACAGCGGGGTGGTGTCGCGGAGACATTTTCGGCCCGTGGCTACAGCATTGGTATTGCGGGTGCTGGCGGAAATATCTTCAAGAATGGCGTTATCTCGAACACCATGGGCTTCCCCGAAGCCAGCACGCTGGAATCCGTTGAAGTATTGAAAGGTAGTTCGGCTTTGCTTTATGGCAACGTATCGGGCGGGTTGATTATCAACATGGTTACAAAGAAACCACGTTTCGATTTTGGAGGTGAAGTTTCCATGCGGGTCGGCAGCTTCGGTTTTTATAAACCTATCATCGATTTGTATGGTCCAATTGCCAAAAACCTAGCGTTTAGGGTCGTTGGTACTTACGAAAAATCGAATAGCTACCGGGATGTTGTGAAGACGGAGCGCGTTTACGTTAACCCATCGTTATTGTATAAGCTTGGTCAGAAGACTACCGTTTTACTGCAAGGTGATTACCTGAAATCGAATCTGACACCGGATAACGGTATTGGCTCGCTGAACCAAAACCAGGATGCTATTATTCCAGACGTTCCCCGTTCGCGCTTTATCAACACAAACTGGGCATACAACAATGTCAATCAGACGTCTGGCTCGCTGAATATCGATCACGCGTTCAATACAAATTGGAAACTAACCGTCATCGGATCAGCTCAGGGTACGAACGTAACCGCATTCGGTGCGGGTGTACCGAACAACAATGTGGCCCCTAACGGAGACTGGACACGGTCGCTCAGCCGCACGCTCACCAGTGAGCAGGATTACACCGGACAGGTCAATCTGAACGGCAGATTCAGCACAGGATCAATTGGTCACCAACTGCTGGTTGGTAGCGATGTGGTCGGCGTTGTCAGTGTCAGCAACTCGTTTACAATCAATTACGGAGCTGGCAAAACAGCCTACGATAAGATCAACATCCTCAATCCAAATCTGTACGAGACGCGCACTGACATCCCGGATGCAATTGGGACTAGCAAAACAACGTCTCCTTCGGTTCGGAACGGGATTTATGTACAGGACTTAATCAGCCTCTCGAACAAGGTAAAAGTACTGGCTGGTGTTCGTTGGTCACAACAAAAGACCGTTCAGACTACGATTCTCAACTTGTTGACCGGAGCCGAAACGCGCGGAACCGCTGAAACGAAAACCGATGCCGCTTTTTCACCTAAAGTAGCGTTACTCTACCAACCAACCCGCAACACGTCATTTTTTGGTAGCTACGCCAACAACTTCACCATCAATAGTGGAGTCGATATTTACGGTCAACTCCTGAAGCCGTCAATTGTCGATCAGTTTGAAGCGGGTGTCAAGAATGAGCTATTCAATGGACGGATCACGGCAAACGTCGGCGTTTATCACATTGTCAACAGCGATCTGGCTCAGATGGCTCCGACAAAAGCCGATGGCACTCCGAATGCCGATGCGAACGTGAAAGAGTTTACCGGGCAGACCACCAGCGATGGACTGGAGATTGATTTTACAGGTAACCTATCCAAAAACCTGTATTTCATCACCGGATACGGGTACAACTACATGCGGTATACCAAAGCCTCGTTGGTGAAAGGCTCGCCCATCGAAGGAGAGCGGTTGACCAACAACCCTGCTCATACGGCTAATGCTACCATTTTCTACACGTTTGATCGGTCGCCCTTGCGGGGCTTAAAGCTGGGTGCTTCTGCTTTCTACACCGGCAACCGCTATGGTGGTAATAATAACCAGTACGGTCAGACACCTGCATTCAGCCGTCTGATTCCGCTGACAGGCTTTACAACCGTTGACTTGTCTGCCGGTTATGGCTTCCGAAAAGTATCGGTTCTGGCTAAAGTGTCGAACATCACGAATGCCCTGAACTATTTGATCCACGACCGGTACAGTATCATGCCAATTCCTCCCCGGCAGTTCACCGCAACGGTATCGTACCGATTCTAA
- a CDS encoding GH92 family glycosyl hydrolase: MHIFPYPSTIPSLLHYRLTRIVSVFCLLAISFTTGRGQSTPAPALPNLTQYVDPFIGTDLHGHVFMGANVPFGAVQLGPTQLSQGWDWSSGYHYSDSLIVGFSHMHLSETGIGDLGDILFMPTTGPVKLTKGTTQDSRSGYTSRFTHASEKARPGYYAVQLQRYNIGVELTTTERVGFHRYTFPSSQEAHVLIDLQQGIGWDRTEDTYLRRINDSTLVGYRYSAGWAEHQRVYFTAVFSRPIRQFSLYDDQTPMGSDSAKGSAIKGVISFAATEGDQLSVKVGISPVSIANASANIQAELPHWNFNRVVAQADTAWNRQLNKIAVRTSDLDRLKVFYTALYHSLIEPFAFNDHNGDYRGTDGRVYRGASFTNLTTFSLWDTYRATHPLFTIWQPDRVADMINSMLAIHQQQGKLPIWPLVGNETYTMVGNSAIPVVADACLKGFSGFDHNLAYEAMKSTAMLDERSLDYVKTKNYIPADATAESVSKGLEYAINDWCVAQVACKLGRTDDYTYFLKRSKNYVNYFNAQTRFMRGRLADGSWRTPFSQFESLHQQGDFTEGNAWQYTWLVPHDVEGLIGLLGGDEAFNRKLDSLFVAKGNLGDQASADITGLIGQYAHGNEPSHHIAYLYAYSGQPGKTATKVRYILDSLYSSRPDGLCGNEDAGQMSAWYIFSALGFYPVNPANGAYVFGSPVFDEAVLDVGSGRTFTVRVRNNSRTNIHIQRMWLNGRPYSKAYLLHQTIMRGGELTIEMGPTASAQWGVGAWDRPSSESPVCCQNRCTDLSLQLKTDRRIVNLDQSVSVSVQLRNTTTDRATRAVWECRLPDHVQVVNSRGLTLYNGMISGSVTQLSSQSDTTFYFDVRPLQKGTYRLAAQLIETSAPDPDSQPDSGTEDGQDDAATIDFRTQAAGDAVFISPNPIQTSLPDPLSNQPAAVPDKADLSLRMSASTLTPRLNEVVSYTITVTNSGGRPAQAVRIANPLPDKTTLVGETGWSAENGVLSQTIPSLPVGASAQLILQLQMNQQGPLINRAQISASSVSDPDSTPNNGFENGEDDQVWLKVRVR, from the coding sequence ATGCACATTTTTCCTTACCCATCTACCATTCCAAGTCTTTTACACTACCGATTGACACGTATAGTAAGCGTATTTTGTCTGTTGGCAATCAGCTTCACAACTGGACGCGGTCAATCGACACCAGCGCCCGCTTTGCCAAACCTTACTCAATACGTTGATCCTTTCATCGGTACCGATCTTCACGGTCACGTTTTTATGGGAGCGAATGTGCCGTTCGGGGCCGTACAGCTTGGCCCTACTCAGCTGTCTCAGGGTTGGGACTGGTCGTCCGGCTACCATTATTCCGACTCACTGATCGTCGGGTTTTCTCACATGCACCTGAGCGAAACAGGCATTGGCGATCTGGGTGACATCCTGTTCATGCCGACTACGGGTCCTGTCAAACTGACGAAAGGAACCACTCAGGATAGTCGGAGTGGGTATACCTCCCGATTTACGCACGCGAGTGAAAAGGCTCGGCCCGGTTACTATGCCGTTCAGCTACAACGGTATAATATCGGCGTAGAGCTGACAACTACGGAGCGAGTCGGTTTCCATCGTTATACCTTTCCGAGTTCTCAGGAAGCGCACGTTCTGATCGACCTCCAGCAAGGCATTGGCTGGGACCGCACGGAAGACACCTACTTGAGACGGATCAATGATTCGACGCTGGTGGGGTACCGTTACTCGGCGGGTTGGGCAGAGCACCAGCGGGTTTATTTTACCGCCGTGTTTTCCCGGCCCATTAGACAATTCAGCCTGTACGATGATCAGACACCGATGGGTAGTGATTCGGCAAAAGGATCGGCCATCAAAGGCGTCATTTCGTTTGCGGCAACGGAAGGGGATCAGCTAAGCGTTAAAGTAGGAATCTCACCAGTCAGTATAGCCAATGCTTCGGCGAACATACAGGCGGAGTTACCACATTGGAATTTCAACCGGGTGGTGGCTCAGGCCGATACAGCCTGGAATCGCCAGCTAAACAAAATAGCGGTCAGAACCAGCGATCTGGACCGATTGAAGGTATTCTACACAGCGCTATATCATAGCCTGATCGAACCCTTCGCCTTCAACGATCACAACGGCGATTATCGCGGCACGGACGGGCGAGTTTATCGCGGAGCGTCGTTTACCAATCTGACGACCTTTTCCCTGTGGGACACGTACCGGGCGACGCACCCCCTGTTCACGATCTGGCAGCCAGACCGGGTAGCCGACATGATCAACAGTATGTTGGCCATTCACCAGCAGCAGGGAAAACTGCCAATCTGGCCGTTGGTCGGCAATGAAACGTATACGATGGTCGGTAACAGCGCGATCCCGGTGGTAGCCGATGCCTGCCTGAAAGGGTTCAGTGGTTTTGACCATAACCTGGCCTACGAAGCCATGAAATCGACAGCCATGCTGGACGAGCGTAGCTTGGATTACGTCAAGACTAAAAACTATATCCCGGCCGACGCCACAGCGGAAAGCGTTTCTAAAGGATTGGAATACGCTATCAATGACTGGTGCGTAGCGCAGGTAGCCTGCAAATTAGGACGTACCGACGACTACACGTATTTTCTTAAACGATCGAAGAATTATGTAAACTACTTTAATGCTCAAACCCGGTTTATGCGGGGACGACTAGCCGATGGAAGTTGGCGAACACCGTTCAGTCAATTTGAATCGCTTCACCAGCAAGGCGATTTTACGGAGGGCAATGCCTGGCAATACACGTGGCTGGTACCGCACGACGTAGAAGGGCTCATTGGACTACTAGGTGGAGACGAGGCTTTTAATCGTAAACTGGATTCCCTTTTTGTCGCGAAAGGGAATCTCGGCGATCAGGCATCAGCCGATATTACGGGCCTGATTGGTCAGTATGCGCACGGTAATGAGCCAAGCCATCACATTGCTTACTTGTACGCCTACTCAGGGCAACCCGGTAAGACCGCAACTAAAGTACGCTACATTCTCGACAGTCTTTATTCATCCAGACCGGATGGACTTTGTGGCAACGAAGACGCGGGTCAGATGTCAGCCTGGTACATTTTTTCAGCGCTTGGCTTTTATCCGGTCAATCCGGCAAACGGAGCTTACGTATTCGGCAGTCCGGTTTTCGACGAAGCGGTTCTAGATGTTGGCTCGGGCCGCACTTTTACGGTCCGGGTTCGCAACAATAGCCGAACAAACATCCATATTCAGCGCATGTGGCTGAATGGTCGTCCGTATAGCAAGGCTTATCTGCTTCATCAGACGATCATGCGGGGTGGCGAACTCACCATTGAGATGGGGCCAACGGCGAGCGCCCAGTGGGGTGTTGGTGCATGGGACCGACCAAGCTCTGAATCGCCCGTTTGTTGCCAGAACCGCTGTACCGATCTAAGCCTACAATTAAAAACGGATCGCCGGATCGTCAATCTCGATCAGTCGGTCAGCGTCAGCGTACAGCTACGAAACACGACGACTGACCGTGCCACCCGAGCCGTCTGGGAATGTCGATTGCCGGATCATGTACAGGTTGTCAACAGCCGAGGGCTTACGCTGTACAATGGAATGATTTCGGGTAGTGTTACTCAGCTGTCAAGCCAATCCGATACGACGTTTTACTTTGATGTGCGACCCTTACAAAAAGGGACGTATCGGTTAGCCGCTCAGCTCATCGAGACATCAGCACCCGATCCCGACAGCCAGCCGGATTCAGGCACCGAAGATGGACAGGACGACGCAGCAACCATCGATTTTCGTACGCAGGCAGCGGGGGATGCGGTGTTCATATCGCCAAATCCAATCCAAACGTCCTTACCTGATCCTTTATCTAATCAGCCGGCGGCAGTACCAGATAAAGCGGATTTAAGTCTACGAATGAGCGCTAGCACCCTGACGCCACGACTGAATGAGGTGGTCAGTTACACCATTACGGTTACCAACAGCGGGGGTCGGCCCGCTCAGGCTGTGCGCATTGCCAATCCACTGCCGGACAAAACAACCCTGGTCGGCGAAACAGGCTGGTCAGCGGAGAACGGCGTGCTCAGTCAAACGATACCATCGTTACCAGTGGGCGCGAGCGCTCAGCTTATCTTACAACTACAAATGAACCAACAGGGACCGCTGATTAACCGGGCTCAAATCAGTGCGAGCTCCGTAAGTGATCCTGACTCAACCCCAAACAATGGATTTGAAAACGGGGAAGACGATCAAGTATGGCTCAAGGTACGCGTTAGGTAA
- a CDS encoding M81 family metallopeptidase translates to MKQILLCVTALLLFGRGGQAQSSNAPLAKPLPRIAIAGLGIESSTFSPAVTQEEAFHARYGPEVFNAYPFMMPIAPLRKQATWLPAIVGKSLPGGAVTREAYESLVHKTLDTLKKYGPYDGLYFDIHGAMSVQGLDDPEGDLITRIRNVVGYKTIISTSMDLHGCVSWRLAQHSDLITCYRMAPHEDAMQTKERAVVNLLERIKSGKGKPAYKVWIPIPILLPGEQTSTRIEPGKSLYQQVAPLADNQEGIVDAAIWISYAWADEPRNHAVVMAVGDDKAKVASAAEKLARAFWDVRAKFDFVAPTGTLDQALAKALASPKHPYFISDTGDNPTAGGAGDVTWTLTQILARPEFQRADGPSLIYASIPGPELVKKALAAGVGGHVEGTVGAAVDARFAPPVMLKGTVESIVKGDKDAEVEVAVKVGSVHVIVTQKRKPYHKEKDFTQLGLNPRKSDIVVVKIGYLEPELYAMRADWIMSLTPGGVDQDLFRLPYKRIKRPMFPLDKDMKTPDLSAQFVPVSGVNK, encoded by the coding sequence ATGAAACAGATCTTGTTGTGCGTAACGGCACTCTTACTTTTCGGCAGAGGGGGCCAAGCCCAGTCCAGCAACGCCCCTTTAGCAAAGCCCCTGCCACGCATTGCCATTGCTGGTTTAGGCATTGAGTCCAGCACCTTTTCGCCCGCTGTTACCCAAGAAGAAGCTTTTCATGCCCGATATGGTCCGGAAGTGTTCAATGCATATCCGTTCATGATGCCTATTGCACCGCTTCGCAAACAGGCGACCTGGCTTCCAGCGATTGTCGGTAAATCGTTGCCGGGGGGCGCTGTAACGCGGGAAGCGTATGAGTCGCTCGTCCATAAAACATTGGATACGCTTAAAAAATACGGACCCTACGATGGTCTTTATTTTGATATTCACGGGGCCATGAGTGTACAGGGACTCGATGATCCGGAAGGGGATTTGATAACCCGTATCCGAAATGTAGTCGGCTACAAAACGATAATTTCTACATCAATGGATTTGCACGGTTGCGTATCCTGGCGACTGGCTCAACATTCGGATCTAATAACCTGCTATCGCATGGCCCCGCACGAAGACGCGATGCAGACAAAAGAACGGGCGGTAGTCAATCTGCTGGAACGAATCAAAAGCGGTAAAGGAAAACCGGCTTATAAAGTCTGGATACCTATTCCAATTTTGCTGCCGGGTGAACAAACCAGTACCCGTATCGAACCGGGTAAGAGCCTATACCAACAGGTTGCGCCGTTGGCCGACAACCAGGAGGGTATTGTCGATGCGGCTATCTGGATCAGCTACGCCTGGGCCGACGAACCCCGGAATCATGCGGTGGTGATGGCCGTTGGTGACGATAAGGCTAAAGTGGCTAGCGCTGCCGAAAAGTTAGCGCGTGCTTTCTGGGATGTGCGGGCGAAATTTGATTTTGTTGCTCCAACGGGTACATTGGATCAGGCGCTGGCAAAAGCCTTAGCCAGTCCGAAGCATCCGTATTTCATCAGTGACACAGGCGACAACCCGACTGCCGGTGGTGCGGGCGACGTTACCTGGACGCTTACCCAAATCTTAGCACGTCCGGAATTTCAACGCGCTGATGGCCCCTCGTTAATTTATGCGTCAATTCCTGGTCCGGAACTGGTAAAAAAAGCGCTTGCAGCCGGCGTTGGCGGGCATGTGGAAGGTACAGTGGGAGCCGCTGTTGATGCTCGCTTTGCCCCACCTGTTATGCTAAAAGGAACGGTAGAATCTATCGTAAAAGGTGACAAGGACGCGGAAGTGGAAGTAGCGGTCAAAGTCGGAAGTGTTCACGTCATTGTCACGCAAAAACGTAAGCCTTACCACAAGGAAAAAGATTTTACCCAACTCGGTCTAAACCCACGAAAATCTGACATCGTGGTGGTCAAAATTGGGTACCTGGAACCGGAGCTGTATGCCATGCGGGCCGACTGGATCATGTCGTTAACACCAGGGGGCGTTGATCAGGATTTGTTTCGGTTGCCTTACAAGCGGATTAAGCGTCCGATGTTTCCGCTCGACAAAGACATGAAAACGCCGGATTTGTCCGCTCAGTTTGTGCCTGTATCTGGGGTAAATAAATAG
- a CDS encoding DUF2235 domain-containing protein, with the protein MSKKIIVCSDGTWNDPEQLDRGSLVPTNVVKIARALALAKAPDQKDIFYDMGVGTGKGFDRWLGGLTGAGLLHNIFQCYQFIAERYQPGDKIYLFGFSRGAYTVRSVAGLIGKFGLDKSLTMPELLSRHTDKPPITTEQNRPAAQSARKADESSQHLNELRDAYLKLKENPDSNSVEHYRSTHDCYDVTIEMLGVWDTVGSLGIPLLLPRQLMSEATQKWISDTLLGKYRFLDVSLNSRIKAAYHALSIDENRRPFSPTLWSHSDTQVVRQVWFPGIHSNVGGGYADTGLSDNALLWMIAQASKDAPNGGHDLAFSQSYLDRSIRPDAFYGEIRDERVRLLKRILMQKGLRNINELCGQVGIQPVIARSALERMTSTICKKRYEPILPDKYAIEEGF; encoded by the coding sequence ATGAGCAAAAAAATCATTGTCTGTTCAGACGGCACCTGGAATGATCCCGAGCAACTCGACCGAGGTAGCCTGGTACCAACGAATGTCGTCAAAATTGCCCGAGCCTTGGCGCTAGCTAAAGCCCCCGACCAGAAAGACATTTTTTACGATATGGGTGTCGGAACGGGTAAAGGATTCGACCGTTGGTTGGGCGGCCTAACCGGAGCGGGCTTGCTTCACAACATTTTTCAGTGCTACCAATTTATTGCCGAGCGCTATCAGCCGGGCGACAAGATATACTTGTTTGGGTTCAGCCGGGGAGCGTATACCGTTCGGAGCGTGGCCGGATTGATCGGTAAATTTGGCTTGGATAAATCGCTGACTATGCCGGAATTGTTGAGTCGGCACACGGATAAACCGCCAATCACTACCGAACAAAACCGGCCCGCTGCCCAATCTGCGCGTAAAGCGGATGAGTCTTCCCAACATTTGAACGAATTGCGTGACGCTTACCTGAAGTTGAAGGAAAACCCAGACTCAAACTCCGTTGAGCACTACCGAAGCACACATGACTGCTACGACGTTACCATTGAAATGCTCGGGGTCTGGGATACGGTGGGCTCGTTGGGTATTCCCTTGTTACTGCCCCGCCAGCTAATGAGCGAAGCTACTCAGAAATGGATTAGTGATACGCTGTTAGGCAAGTACCGCTTTCTGGATGTGAGTTTGAACAGCCGCATAAAAGCCGCCTACCATGCCTTATCCATTGACGAGAATCGCAGGCCATTCAGTCCAACGTTGTGGAGCCATTCTGACACGCAGGTCGTACGGCAAGTCTGGTTTCCCGGCATTCACAGCAACGTGGGTGGTGGCTACGCCGATACCGGACTTTCTGACAATGCTCTCTTGTGGATGATTGCACAGGCTAGCAAAGACGCCCCCAACGGTGGTCACGATCTAGCGTTCAGTCAGAGCTATCTTGACCGGAGCATCCGCCCCGACGCTTTCTATGGCGAAATCCGGGACGAACGCGTTCGACTGCTAAAACGAATTCTCATGCAGAAAGGGCTGCGGAACATCAACGAATTATGTGGTCAGGTTGGCATTCAGCCCGTAATTGCCCGAAGTGCTTTAGAGCGAATGACTTCGACCATTTGTAAGAAACGCTATGAGCCTATACTCCCTGACAAATATGCTATTGAGGAAGGATTCTAG
- a CDS encoding SPW repeat protein, with protein MQFIPTKVHGILDYLSGLLFMVSPWLFGFADGTAAQWVPVVLGALALVYSIFTDYERGFIKVIPMPAHLSMDVMSGVVMAASPWLFGFADRVYLPHVIFGLFEIGAGLMTQRRAYLDSLGQHLSDAKTNL; from the coding sequence ATGCAGTTCATTCCAACAAAGGTCCACGGTATATTAGACTATCTTAGTGGCCTTTTATTTATGGTTTCTCCCTGGCTGTTTGGTTTTGCCGACGGAACAGCCGCCCAGTGGGTGCCTGTGGTCCTGGGTGCGCTAGCACTTGTCTACTCGATCTTTACCGATTACGAGCGAGGTTTTATCAAGGTCATTCCAATGCCAGCTCACTTGAGCATGGATGTGATGAGTGGGGTGGTCATGGCAGCGTCACCCTGGCTTTTTGGCTTTGCGGACCGCGTCTACTTACCCCATGTTATTTTTGGCCTTTTTGAAATTGGAGCAGGCTTGATGACTCAACGAAGGGCTTATTTGGATTCTTTAGGACAGCATCTGTCTGACGCTAAAACCAATTTATAG